The genomic window aaaaggttaatttataacaaaatgaatataaacaatacatttttcaattaattaaatttaagaaaatcaaattttggattcatctacatgtccgcctcgatttttaataacagcttcacagagtttgagtagtcttctaattaatttgtccaaagtttcctgaggtatcttgtgccactcttcttggatgatcctccataAGTCTTCTTTTGTGTGGGGCATGATTTGTGCACTTGTCTATCCaattcatcccacagtaattcgataggattgaggtccggtgattgtggggacCATACCcatttcagaagatgttgcctttgtaattgacctaaatattgcttgcacaatttcaatgtgtgcttggggtcattgtcatgttgaaagatgaacttttccccaattatttgagtaccagaaggaagtacattgtcacttaaaattgttttgtaaccctcttttcgaagaattccctctattctaattagatcgcccactgcagatcctccgaaacaacccaacaccatcaccgaaccaccaccatgtttaactgaggccaacgtacagttctcagcgacccttttattggcataacggcgaacaaaaactcacctcttcgttccaaaaacctcgaatttcgactcgtcactccagagaactttcttccagtcatcaatggtccattctttgtgtgattgggcccattcaagtcttttcttcttattaacatccttcagtcgCAGTTTTAATACAGCCagacgtcctttaagaccagcattataaagtcgccattttactgtcgaaacactgaccgcttttttacgctccttgttgttTTTGCTGTGgtttcaggggcggtaaggcgtctattgcgtttgcttgtaattataatatgtaaatcctcctttgaacttgttgcctttggccttcccgatcgaggtttgttgctaatagttctctggtgaatttcctaacattataatcgacattCCTAACATAATatcttttgtttctaccgataactcttttgttttagccattttaaagaatgttgaaaaaccagcaaagaaactgtgacaatcgtcaataaggaagcgaaattatttaccaatgttacacaaaatcgattcttgaagactaaacacctttaaatgtttcaaatttcatcggaaacgagctgtaaacagattagttttttagaagtgcatattttcactacattgtttgttatttgcaagactatttttaaatattcaatgtttttcattgaaccatagttgataggtatccTGATTAAGCATACATGCAATTTAcaagatacaatctaaatataggtgtTTCTTTCTCtcttcttttattactttttgctaattttacttatttttagttaacataagttttctttaaagtttaagatatttaataattagttcggtaatactttgtttattttggtatatttacattgattttgcatataaaagttcacccggtataacacacgcgtttcttggtaaattgttaatatttaaactcgacCTATCTTAAATTTCCTTACTCTCTTACTCCAATGTTCCTTCCATAAAGCCTTGCTCTTTTATCCTACTTTACCTTATGGACCCCTCGGGGCGAGAGGAGTAAGCTATTTGCCCGAGGTCATCCGCCAAACTTAAAATACGGAATAGGTGTGtgatactttttatatattattcagGTAGCATGTGAGTGTGGTGGCTGTGTGTAGTCACAGGCCACTACttgataataagttttttttcaatagttattttattgtagtAGTTGTTGTATTTATTATCATTGTGCACTGGTGCTGTAGCCTACTGCTACATACAGAAGGTTTAAGGTTTGTTTTACTGAGAATTAGTAATGTATTGTTAGGTATCATGGATTACAAAGTTAACTTAAATGATgactaatattataaaattgataaaaaaatagaaaaactagCTGCGAGTAAAATGAGAAAccaaacatttatatttatttgctagtcatatatttttttaaaatttaatagtgaGATAAAAACGAAAGTTTATATGTATATAGAATAACATTAAAACACATGTTGAAAAAAGCTCTAAAATACAAATTGGAAATCAGAaccacttatttaaaaaaaataaatatatgcttTAATTGCCAGATTAAGCCAAGACATGCCATACTAAGCCCTTTTTAAGTATATAGGATTTTTTCAACTATTGAGGCATGAATAAGCATAAAGTTGCCTTACTGAAACattgaaatattaattgatGCATAATAATACAGCTTCATATTTTGGCCAGGGAAGCATGAGAAATGTATCTTTCGCATGACAACTTGATCTGTAGAATTTCAAACTATGATGGACTGCATATAtgaaaaatacattaattatttttaagattttgttgttACAAGATCTGAGTATTAATCCCTGATATGTCATATATAAGAGCATAGAAGACATTACTTCAAAGCCTCAAGATCTTGCTCTTCTCAATAAAATACAGAAATAAGCTGTCAAGACTATTAAATATGATTAAGGTCCATTATTACAAATCTCTTCTTATTAAAGATAGGAAGAACTAATGTGAcaaactttaaaagaaattaccAAGTGTGATTGATACAAATACAAAAGGaattaaatctataataaatgATGAAGGTCAAGAAACTTCTGATTCTCATAATGGCtgatgaatttaataaattcttttgcATGATCGGTAAAAAACTGCCCAGTGAAATAAAagtccttaaaaataaaataactgacCCTTTTCAAAGgcaaaactatattttttaatcctaTTATAAATCGTGAACTAATAATGAGCAttaattctcttaaatattgcTTAATGTAGGGAGACACAGCTAGTATTCTAAAAAGTTGTCACACTTTCTTGTTTGTGTCTTGTGTCTGTACTGTGACCTTTGTTATTGGAACAATATTAAAGGTCACACACTTTTTAGTCGACAGGTTTATTAAAGGATTTAAGCCATTAGAAGTTTTCTTGGACCTGTCAAAGGTGTTTGACCCAGTGAAGCACGACacactcataaaatttaaaaatgttagtaTAAGAGGTGTTTCACTGGATATGTTCAAGTCTTACTTAACCAAGAGATTGCAAGTTGGAAAAAGTACGACCTCAGTTTGTTGAGTGTGGTGTTTCACAAGGCACAGACACAGCTTGGCCCCAATCTGTTTTTAATTTCTGTAAATTCTCTATTGGAGCTTTTAACCTATGGTAAATGTGTAAATGCAAACTATATGTGTTGCTAATGACACtatctttctaattttttgagATTGCCCTGGCCAAATAAACACTGGTTAGACTTGAACCTCTTAACccttaatatcaaaaaaacacatttttaccTTTGCAATGTCATTGAAAACCTTGCCAAAAGACTTATTCTTCACGACTGTAATTGTAAGAGAGATGCCTCATGCAATTACTCGCAAGAAATGTTTAGAAAAGATTATGCTAAATATGTAGGAGTCATTTAACCAGGCAAACCCatataacgtttttaaataataaattaaggaactttatttacaaaatttttgagCTTAGGCAAGTTGTTTCCTTTTCAttgctaaaaatgttttatcaaGCACTGGTTGAGTCAGTTTTAGAAATGGAAGTTTTAACAATGTGATAAATCACCATACTATTGGGACAAGGTCACttaaaaataccaagtttaatATTCCAACTCTATAATTTCCATCTACTCAAAGACATTTCTTGTATACTACCCAAAGTAGTAAACATACTTCCAagtgaattaaaaaatgcaccaaattataacaaaataaaaaataaaataggccTTTggttaattaatagttttgattaTATTTATACGTGTTTTAATAGTGCATCAATGTAAGTTTATTAGGTAATTGTTTGATAAATTATTGCTCACAATTATTACAGTAGGGTTGACATTACAAATTTTGTcaattgaaattttcaaaatttaagtgAACGCGATAATTTGTAGgccagaatttttaattcaaggtGCACACGCAGACTTTGGTTTAATATGCTCCAGAATCATactataatttgttaattaatttgaactttttgggaaataaatacatttttgatttgattgattttgAGCTTTAATTGGAggctttgaatttttttgattgGACATGACTTCgaccctttttttaaattaagcttatTACCTAGATTATGGACTATTTTTctgaacaataattttataaacattaaCTTGTTTAGGATTATGATGCATTTGATATGGCAAATGAAATGGATGAAATGGAAAAGTTCCTTAAGTTATCCCCTGAAGAACAGCCAGAAGCAAAAGTAATTAATGGAGAAACTAAATCTAAAGAAGCAACCCCCGAACAAAACGGTGATGTAGGTGACGAAAATGCTGTTAAAGAAAAATCACCATCTCCAGAAAAAAAAGAGTCATCACCCCCAGCTGTTGATGGTATGTTTAgcttaactatttaaaaaaaaatgttattcgtTCATTTTCTAGGAGTAGGAGAAAATGCCACTGATGATCAAAAAGTGGCAGAAAATGATGAGAATCAAACAGTAGAAGAAACTGAGAAGTCTGAAGAGGCATAATTTTGCcttaaaacacaattttttcgATTGTGAATTCATCCTGcttatttattatcattattccTGTTATCTATTTCATTTGTTGTTTATTCGGTTAAGGTACTAATCTTTGCTTAAGATATTCTATTTGCTCTTAtacatctatttaaatttattatacaacttgtaaatataatatcattattttattgacattatatatattcatttttatttcattacagcgtcttattttatttaattaggtaaACTTGTCTGCCATGTAGAGGAACATGTTTCCCTTTTAGATTATTTCAGGAAGAATATAAAACGAcacaaaaaacataatatataaaaatcaaacaaaaaaaaattcaaagttttgAATATAAAGATGCTGGGGATAAGTCAAGTGTGTATTCTCTGCTGTCATTTGCATGTTAACTTATTAGACCGATTCCATATTTggttcaattaaaaaaacatattttttaaactataagaataattaatttctaCGTTTGTCGCGTTGCATTACAATCCGTCATTATGGTAAAATGTCAGCATTTTAACAGTTTCAAATACTGCCAGGGTCTCTAGCTCATAACTGTGATATCGCGTATGTGTCTACTCATGTAGGCTATTGGCTTTTACTCACCTTGTTGATGTTGTAATAAAACCCCTGCAATATCATCCTTACTTGCATCGGTATGTACCTGGGTTTCGCAATCagggttaaaaattattataattatatatataattaaaaaaaaagaactggTGCATTCACTAGTGTAGTTTTAAGATTATCGAGTGCAGTTTGTTGTTCCTCCATACAAATCTACATTTTATTCTACTTTAACTACCTGGTTAATGGTCTCACTTGAATTGCAAACGGTTTTACAAACTTCCTAAAATATGAAGCCAGTCCTAAAAATTGTCGAGTTTGATGAACGTTATTAGGAACCGGAATTGCTTTTAATTCAGCTGGAGATCGCGCTATACTTTCTTTATTTCGCTTCCTAAATATTCCACAGAACTTTTCAAAAAGGTTTAAAGTAAGTCCAGCTTGACTTAAAGCTTTCAAGACTTCTTCTAGGCGTTCTAATCCTTGTTCTTTTGTTTCCgatataattaaaatgtcatcTAAATAGACCAGTACATACCCATATGCCAACTCTCCCAAAGCTGTTTTTATTGCTCTTTGGAACACCGCCGGAgtgttaaaaaatcaaaatggcaTAGGATTTTAATGATAATGGCCATCAGGAGTAATGATATAAGCTATATATTTCTTACTGTTATCCGCCATTAGAATCTGGTGGTAACCAGATTTTAAATCCAATGTGGTAAACACAGCATTATTTGACATCCTAGCTAGCAAATCTGCTATCAAAGGTAGTGGATACCTGTTTTTTACTGTAATGTTATTTAGTTTATGGTAATCGACAATACGAGTATCACCTGCCTTCTTTTTAACCAACAGGATTGGACTACTATAAGCTGATGTAGTtggttcaatatttttttctagcaGATCGGCTACAATCTGACGAACTTGATTCCTTTCTAATAACGACAAATGATACGGCTTGTAGCTGATAGGTACATATAAGACGGGTTctatatgcatttttaaatcaatgttACTTAATAGggaaaaattggaaaaggaACCGCCAAGCCAGAAAGAAACATAAATAATCTTGATGGATGGATATTATCTTAAGCAATCTTCACAAAATATATTTACGAACCCTGGTGAAAGATTAGAAAATGTTATCTGTAATCCAGATCGTAAATTGAACTAGGATGGATTTAGCTGGATTATTTTTTCGTGTAATGCGGTTCTGGTATTCAACTTCGAAATTACTGTCGCCTTGATCATGTATCTCCTCGACAAAAAGAGAATGACGACAAGACCGTGTGTTGATTTTTCATTTCCTTTAAAACTGTGATCACTCCACTTTGTGAGAAGGGGTTGAGGGAGCTAAGATTTAGATCTTGATGGGTAGGATTCTTCTGCCCCAACCACTTGTAGCGCTCTCCTCTGGAATGAGAGACCTTACTTACAATTTTAAGAATGAACTGCTCCACCATGGAGGCCTATTACAGCTTCACTCAACCGTCTTTAATTTCTGCAGcagttttttattgtaaaatcaaTGTAATTGAAGAGAAAACAACCAAGTTCAAATTTGATTAGCTGCGAGCGTGTCTTCCACCTTACGACTGGGCGGAGACGAGACAGAGGCGACTCACTCAAAGGCACTACGCGGGTGGTGGTTATTTATATAACATCAAAAAACCGTAAGCGGCATGGTACAAAAGCGACGTTGCCGCTGATAATTgtgtaataattaaattgtgCTGAATTTGTCGTTTTCATCTGTTGTAGAAATAGAACAGATCCAAAAACCCCGTATTTGGGCTctagttacatttttttttcagaaaattgttgGGATAAAACTAATgcatttattaaaagtaaaaacatatctaaaataaataatttattaactgaaaattaCATGGCAGCAAATACTGAATGAGGCGCGATTCCCTCCTCAAAGTTGACCATCAAAATATTCTCCTCCTCCTCGACGAAAAGAGGAGGTCGCGGTTGTCGTTCCTTCCTACATCTGGGCTCTTGCGAATGTGTCTTTCTGTGTGTCCTCAAAGCGGAATTTTGTCTAAACCGTTGACCGCACTTATCGCACGCGTAAGGCTTTTCACCCGTATGAATTCGCACGTGCGAATTCAGATCGTTCGATTGCGTGAACGCCTTTTTGCATACTTCGCACACGTACGGTTTCTCTCCGGTGTGTATACGGCGATGTCGACTCAAAATCCCGGACCGAGAAAATTTCATTTTGCAATAGTCGCACTCGTACGGTTTTTCGCCCGAATGGATACGTTTGTGTTTGGTTAGTGAGGAGGAGGTGGTGAACCCGTTTCCGCAAACATCACATACAAACGGACGCGCCCCTGTGTGTTTTCTTAAATGGGCGTCTAGTTCGCCCTTACTGGCGAAACCGTGGTTACAGGTGGAGCAAATGTGCGATTTTACCCCGCTGTGGCGCACTTGATGCTGTCGTAAGTTTCCCAATTGGTTGAACCCTTTACCACAAGTGGGACAGAGAAATGGTTTTTCTCCGTTGT from Anthonomus grandis grandis chromosome 13, icAntGran1.3, whole genome shotgun sequence includes these protein-coding regions:
- the LOC126743991 gene encoding zinc finger protein 239-like isoform X2, with the translated sequence MAYSKKGNLDNHIECHKRSNTLSQEPADASDGEFACDHCNKVFKSKKHILAHLSRVSERKKAHFGSRKPHICDICFKAFNQISNLKDHLRTHNGEKPFLCPTCGKGFNQLGNLRQHQVRHSGVKSHICSTCNHGFASKGELDAHLRKHTGARPFVCDVCGNGFTTSSSLTKHKRIHSGEKPYECDYCKMKFSRSGILSRHRRIHTGEKPYVCEVCKKAFTQSNDLNSHVRIHTGEKPYACDKCGQRFRQNSALRTHRKTHSQEPRCRKERQPRPPLFVEEEENILMVNFEEGIAPHSVFAAM
- the LOC126744022 gene encoding SH3 domain-binding glutamic acid-rich protein homolog; translated protein: MVVKVYISGISGNKEVKKRQQRVQLILDSKNINYELLDIAEPNMEDAKEYMQNNSKMMGGTISDPNPRHPLPPQIFNDDEYCGDYDAFDMANEMDEMEKFLKLSPEEQPEAKVINGETKSKEATPEQNGDVGDENAVKEKSPSPEKKESSPPAVDGVGENATDDQKVAENDENQTVEETEKSEEA